The Synechococcus sp. BL107 nucleotide sequence ACGAGGATTTTCTTGCCTGGCTTTGCCCCGAGACGACTGAGTTCTTCGCCCACTGTTCCCAAGACACCGTCACCAATGACGATGTCGTAGGGGTTGCGCTCGAGGGCGACGTTGATGCGGTGGGCGTTAGTCGTCGTCATTGAACCAGGGGAGCCCATCTACTCTCGCAGCAGAGAACCAAGCGTCGTGCGCAACAGTCTGACGGCATGGGCGTTTTTGTTGCCGGCACTGGTTTTAATCAGCCTGTCGGTTTTGATTCCAGCTCTGATGGCTTTGGTGATGAGTTTCACCGCCACGGGACTGGATGTCAGTGAACCGCTTCGTTTTATCGGTTTTGCCAATTTTCAACGGCTTCTGGCTGATCCGATGGCACGACAAGTGATGCTCACCACTTTTTTGTATCTCGTTGGTGTTGTGCCGCCGATTGTGTTGGGTGCATTGGCTTTGGCGGTGTTGGTGAATCAAAAGCTGCCTGGGCAGACGTTTTTGCGCGGGGCGTTTTACACCCCAGTTTTGGTTTCGATCGTTGTGGCAGCCATTGCCTTTCGCTGGCTCTATGCCGAAAACGGTTTGATCAATGGATGGTTTGCCGCTGTTTTTGGTGACACGTTCTCGCCAATTGGGTTTCTAACGGTTCCCCATTTGGCGCTTCCCGCCGTGATGCTTGTGACCCTGTGGAAGGGCTTGGGGTACTACATGGTGATTTTTTTGGCGGGCCTACAGGGCATCCCAAAAGAGCTCTACGAAGCTGCCGAGCTCGATGGC carries:
- a CDS encoding carbohydrate ABC transporter permease, with the protein product MRNSLTAWAFLLPALVLISLSVLIPALMALVMSFTATGLDVSEPLRFIGFANFQRLLADPMARQVMLTTFLYLVGVVPPIVLGALALAVLVNQKLPGQTFLRGAFYTPVLVSIVVAAIAFRWLYAENGLINGWFAAVFGDTFSPIGFLTVPHLALPAVMLVTLWKGLGYYMVIFLAGLQGIPKELYEAAELDGSEGWRKHLDITLPLMRPYVTLVAVVSSIAATKVFEEVFLMTQGGPADATRTIVYYVYDQAFSELEISYACTLGLALFFMVMLLTLVRLVLAGDRSLI